AAAAACTTATGACAGCCTCGGAAAACCTTTACCTAAAAGAGTGAACATCGTGGTCTCGAGATCGGCAAAACCTGAAGAGTTCCCAGCAGGAGTTTTACTCTTCAGCGACATTAAACAGGCCGTAGCCAAAGCCAAAGATCTTGGAACAGAAAAAGATCTTTCTGAAGTTTTTATTGTAGGCGGAAGCGAAATTTATAAACAGACTTTAGCTTTAAAATTAGTGGATCGCATTTACCTGACACTCATTCACACCACT
This is a stretch of genomic DNA from Pseudobdellovibrionaceae bacterium. It encodes these proteins:
- a CDS encoding dihydrofolate reductase gives rise to the protein MIVSHIVATSENHVIGVKGDLPWHIPEDLKFFKETTANSVIVMGRKTYDSLGKPLPKRVNIVVSRSAKPEEFPAGVLLFSDIKQAVAKAKDLGTEKDLSEVFIVGGSEIYKQTLALKLVDRIYLTLIHTT